Proteins from a genomic interval of Candidatus Binatia bacterium:
- a CDS encoding DUF1080 domain-containing protein: MVQVVVLLLLLLACRVDPAWSVEAPKQLFNGRDFQHWDRYLGAQEVPWWIFATPKSTDVLGIDHDPDGVFSIVMEDGDPAIRISGEIWGALISRQEFEDYHFSMEVKWGDERFPPREASPPNSGLLYHSVGPLGAFWTYWMRSAELEILQGATGMFVSVDGIRGSIRTSWDRSALFPWLRYDPDGGDTAVGFPVFRVSPSDDFERPLGQWNRIEIRVVGDSAIHLVNGRTVLEVRDLRHQVGDELVPLTRGKLQIQSEGAELFIRDLSIRPAQPEG; the protein is encoded by the coding sequence GTGGTCCAAGTCGTCGTCCTCCTCCTTCTGCTTCTCGCCTGCCGGGTGGATCCCGCCTGGAGCGTCGAAGCGCCGAAGCAGTTGTTCAACGGTCGAGACTTCCAGCACTGGGACCGCTACCTCGGCGCCCAGGAGGTGCCGTGGTGGATCTTCGCCACGCCGAAGTCGACGGACGTTCTCGGCATCGACCACGATCCCGACGGCGTGTTTTCGATCGTCATGGAAGACGGCGATCCCGCGATTCGCATCTCCGGGGAGATCTGGGGCGCCCTGATCAGCCGTCAGGAGTTCGAGGACTATCACTTCTCGATGGAGGTGAAGTGGGGTGACGAACGCTTCCCGCCCCGCGAGGCGAGTCCCCCGAACTCTGGGTTGCTCTACCACTCGGTCGGCCCGCTCGGGGCCTTCTGGACGTACTGGATGCGCTCGGCCGAGCTCGAGATCCTGCAAGGCGCGACCGGCATGTTCGTCTCGGTCGACGGGATCCGTGGCTCCATCCGTACGTCGTGGGACCGCTCGGCCCTCTTCCCGTGGCTTCGGTACGACCCCGATGGCGGCGACACTGCAGTCGGGTTTCCGGTCTTCCGCGTGAGTCCTTCAGACGACTTCGAGCGTCCGCTCGGCCAGTGGAATCGTATCGAGATCCGGGTCGTGGGAGATTCTGCGATCCACCTCGTCAACGGACGTACAGTCCTCGAGGTTCGCGATCTGCGTCACCAGGTCGGCGACGAGCTCGTCCCGCTCACGCGCGGCAAGCTCCAGATTCAATCCGAGGGCGCGGAACTATTCATCCGGGATCTCTCCATCCGACCGGCCCAGCCCGAGGGCTGA